In Rhinolophus ferrumequinum isolate MPI-CBG mRhiFer1 chromosome 7, mRhiFer1_v1.p, whole genome shotgun sequence, the following proteins share a genomic window:
- the CCNO gene encoding cyclin-O isoform X1 translates to MVTPCPTSPVSPAARARRRDNDQNLRAPVKKSRRPRLRRKQPLQLLDPSPLPGDSGVCDLFESPSSGSDGADSPAASAARGCSPLPGPAQQLVQLDLQTFRDYGQSCYAFLKARENHFHPRESLARQPQVTAESRCKLLSWLIPVHRQFGLSFESLCLTVNILDRFLTTTPVAADCFQLLGVTSLLIACKQVEVHPPRVKQLLALCCGAFSRQQLCNLECIVLHKLHFSLGAPTISFFLEHFTHARVEVRQAEVSQALEAQALARGVAELSLADYAFTSYTPSLLAICCLALADRLLQLPCPVDLRLGEHPEAALQDCLGKLQLLVAINGTSLTHMLPHQIYEKCSLPRSLK, encoded by the exons ATGGTGACCCCCTGCCCGACCAGCCCTGTAAGCCCTGCCGCCCGGGCTAGGAGGCGGGACAATGACCAGAACCTCCGTGCCCCGGTAAAGAAGAGCAGGCGTCCACGCCTCCGGAGGAAGCAGCCACTGCAGCTTCTGGACCCGAGTCCGCTCCCGGGAGATTCTGGAGTTTGCGACCTGTTCGAGTCCCCCAGCTCCGGCTCGGACGGCGCAGACAGCCCCGCAGCGTCCGCGGCACGAGGCTGCAGCCCCTTACCCGGCCCTGCCCAGCAGTTGGTACAGCTAGACCTACAGACCTTCCGCGATTACGGTCAGAGCTGCTACGCCTTCCTCAAGGCGCGGGAGAACCACTTCCACCCGCGGGAGTCGCTGGCGCGGCAGCCACAA GTAACGGCGGAATCCCGCTGTAAGCTGCTCAGCTGGTTGATACCGGTGCACCGCCAGTTCGGCCTCTCCTTCGAGTCTCTGTGCCTGACGGTGAACATTCTGGACCGCTTTCTTACCACCACGCCTGTGGCTGCAGACTGTTTCCAGCTGCTCGGGGTCACGTCCCTGCTCATCGCTTGCAAACAG GTGGAGGTGCATCCACCGCGCGTGAAGCAGCTCCTGGCCCTGTGCTGCGGCGCCTTCTCCCGGCAGCAGCTCTGCAACCTCGAGTGCATCGTGCTACACAAACTGCACTTCAGCCTGGGCGCGCCAACCATCAGCTTCTTCTTGGAGCATTTCACGCACGCGCGCGTGGAAGTCCGGCAGGCCGAAGTCTCCCAAGCCCTGGAGGCGCAAGCGCTGGCTAGAGGGGTGGCAGAGCTGAGCCTGGCAGACTACGCCTTCACCAGTTACACTCCCTCCCTGCTGGCCATCTGTTGCCTGGCTCTGGCTGACCGCCTGCTTCAGCTCCCGTGCCCCGTGGACTTGCGCCTGGGCGAGCACCCCGAGGCAGCGCTGCAGGACTGCCTGGGCAAGCTGCAGCTACTGGTAGCCATAAATGGAACCTCCCTGACTCACATGCTGCCCCACCAGATTTACGAGAAGTGCAGCCTGCCTCGGAGCTTGAAATAA
- the MCIDAS gene encoding multicilin, whose product MQACGDAAAGRRAFDSICPNRMLELQGRPFGKSRKLERKFTPPRKFFSGCGSPVSVYEDPQDPERAVLPALTTIDLQDLADCSLLGSDAPPSGDSEASQNHSLQTAVDFGLQDFRDTVDDLIADSSSLMSPPLAGGDLPFSPCDVLPFEPCLSPPLDPRALQSPQLRPPDVPPLEQYWKEVADQNQRALGDALVENNQLQVTLTQKQEEIASLKERNVQLKELASRTRHLASVLDKLMITQSRDCGTAAEPFLLKATAKRSLEELFSAAGQDCAEVDAILTEISERCDEALQSRDPKRLRLQPESASLDRRPGNLHGAFRGLRTDCSRSAVNLSHSDLEEGGSFSTPIRSHSTIRTLAFPQGNAFTIRTANGGYKFRWVPS is encoded by the exons ATGCAGGCGTGCGGTGACGCCGCAGCAGGACGCCGAGCCTTCGACAGCATCTGCCCCAACAGGATGCTGGAGCTGCAGGGCCGGCCCTTCGGCAAGTCCAGGAAGCTGGAGAGGAAG TTCACTCCTCCGCGGAAGTTCTTTTCCGGTTGCGGCAGCCCGGTGTCGGTGTACGAGGATCCCCAGGACCCGGAGCGCGCTGTGCTGCCTG CCCTCACCACCATAGACCTGCAGGACCTCGCAGACTGCTCGTTACTCGGGTCCGACGCGCCGCCTAGTGGTGACTCAGAAGCCTCGCAG AACCATTCCCTGCAAACGGCAGTGGACTTCGGTTTGCAGGATTTCAGAGACACGGTAGATGATCTGATTGCAG ACTCATCCTCTTTGATGTCGCCTCCCCTGGCCGGCGGAGACCTCCCTTTCTCTCCGTGCGACGTATTGCCCTTCGAGCCCTGTCTCTCCCCGCCGCTGGATCCACGTGCCCTGCAGTCACCGCAGCTGCGCCCTCCGGACGTGCCTCCATTGGAGCAGTACTGGAAGGAAGTGGCCGACCAGAACCAAAGGGCGTTAGGGGACGCTCTCGTTGAGAATAACCAA CTACAGGTGACACTGACACAGAAACAAGAGGAGATAGCCTCGCTTAAGGAGCGGAACGTGCAACTGAAGGAACTCGCCAGTCGGACCCGGCACCTGGCTTCGGTGCTGGAT AAGCTGATGATCACGCAGTCTCGGGATTGCGGGACAGCAGCCGAACCCTTCCTGCTCAAGGCGACTGCCAAAAGGAGCCTGGAGGAGTTGTTCAGCGCTGCGGGGCAGGATTGCGCGGAAGTGGACGCCATCCTGACGGAGATTTCCGAGCGCTGTGATGAAGCGCTGCAGAGCCGTGATCCCAAGCGGCTCCGGCTACAGCCGGAGTCCGCGAGCCTGGACCGCAGGCCTGGGAACCTGCACGGCGCCTTCCGGGGGCTGCGCACAGACTGCAGCCGGAGCGCGGTGAACCTGAGCCACAGTGACCTGGAGGAGGGCGGCTCCTTCAGCACCCCCATCCGCAGCCACAGCACCATCCGCACCCTTGCTTTCCCCCAGGGCAATGCCTTCACCATTCGGACAGCCAACGGGGGTTACAAATTCCGCTGGGTCCCCAGTTGA
- the CCNO gene encoding cyclin-O isoform X2, with amino-acid sequence MVTPCPTSPVSPAARARRRDNDQNLRAPVKKSRRPRLRRKQPLQLLDPSPLPGDSGVCDLFESPSSGSDGADSPAASAARGCSPLPGPAQQLVTAESRCKLLSWLIPVHRQFGLSFESLCLTVNILDRFLTTTPVAADCFQLLGVTSLLIACKQVEVHPPRVKQLLALCCGAFSRQQLCNLECIVLHKLHFSLGAPTISFFLEHFTHARVEVRQAEVSQALEAQALARGVAELSLADYAFTSYTPSLLAICCLALADRLLQLPCPVDLRLGEHPEAALQDCLGKLQLLVAINGTSLTHMLPHQIYEKCSLPRSLK; translated from the exons ATGGTGACCCCCTGCCCGACCAGCCCTGTAAGCCCTGCCGCCCGGGCTAGGAGGCGGGACAATGACCAGAACCTCCGTGCCCCGGTAAAGAAGAGCAGGCGTCCACGCCTCCGGAGGAAGCAGCCACTGCAGCTTCTGGACCCGAGTCCGCTCCCGGGAGATTCTGGAGTTTGCGACCTGTTCGAGTCCCCCAGCTCCGGCTCGGACGGCGCAGACAGCCCCGCAGCGTCCGCGGCACGAGGCTGCAGCCCCTTACCCGGCCCTGCCCAGCAGTTG GTAACGGCGGAATCCCGCTGTAAGCTGCTCAGCTGGTTGATACCGGTGCACCGCCAGTTCGGCCTCTCCTTCGAGTCTCTGTGCCTGACGGTGAACATTCTGGACCGCTTTCTTACCACCACGCCTGTGGCTGCAGACTGTTTCCAGCTGCTCGGGGTCACGTCCCTGCTCATCGCTTGCAAACAG GTGGAGGTGCATCCACCGCGCGTGAAGCAGCTCCTGGCCCTGTGCTGCGGCGCCTTCTCCCGGCAGCAGCTCTGCAACCTCGAGTGCATCGTGCTACACAAACTGCACTTCAGCCTGGGCGCGCCAACCATCAGCTTCTTCTTGGAGCATTTCACGCACGCGCGCGTGGAAGTCCGGCAGGCCGAAGTCTCCCAAGCCCTGGAGGCGCAAGCGCTGGCTAGAGGGGTGGCAGAGCTGAGCCTGGCAGACTACGCCTTCACCAGTTACACTCCCTCCCTGCTGGCCATCTGTTGCCTGGCTCTGGCTGACCGCCTGCTTCAGCTCCCGTGCCCCGTGGACTTGCGCCTGGGCGAGCACCCCGAGGCAGCGCTGCAGGACTGCCTGGGCAAGCTGCAGCTACTGGTAGCCATAAATGGAACCTCCCTGACTCACATGCTGCCCCACCAGATTTACGAGAAGTGCAGCCTGCCTCGGAGCTTGAAATAA